CGGTTTCGCTTTTTTGTTACGCGTATTTGTCGGTTTCAACGAAATTTCCTCCACTCGGGCTTTTGTCACCCTATCCTATGCGTTTGCACCAGAGAAGAGTAAGGACAATCGCCCGTTTCGTTGGTAGGCATCCGTGGATTTGCTATACTGTAGGAGAAACGAGGAGGGAACCATATCGTGGATGTGATGATGGCGCTGTTTCTGCTGGTGTTGGCCAATTTTTTGATCGCGCTGTCCAGATTAAGCCGGAGGCGAATCTGGCAGGGGTTCTGGAAAATTTTCGCCTTTTTGGCCTTCATGTTGGCTATTTTGTTCGGGTTTCGTTCGTTTTTGTAAGAGGAGGATGGACGATGAAACGGCAGATCGGGTGGATCGGTGTATTAATCATCTTCCTGTTCATGATGACGGGGTGCATGTATCCGCAGAATCTGCGTCAGGATGTCGCACATATACCTCAGCATGTGGCGACGGTGCAGGCGGCGGTGGATGCATATCGAAAAAACGAGGGGAATCGGTTGCCCATCAAGGAAAGCGCACCGCAAGAACCATTTCTGTATGGGAAATACATCATCGATTTTTCCAAACTGCAAGGCTATATCAGCCAAATTCCGCCCAGTGCGTTTGAGCAGGGTGGAGATTTCCTTTATGTGCTGACGGTGGTGGACAAGAAGTTGGCGATCCGTCTGTATGATTTGCGGGTGACGGAGAAGCTGCGGGAGTTTCAGCCAGCCATACAGGTTTATCATGAGAAAAACGGGAAATGGCCATTCGCCTCCTCGGTAGGCAACGGATTCTATACGATCGATTACCGGGTGTTGAAGACGGACCCGGTGATGATTCCCAGTCCATACCATCCCCAATTGCAGCTTCCATTGCTGATTGACGACAAAGGGCGGCTGTACGTGGATTACCGAATGGATGTGATGCAATACCTGCAGCGGTCTACAAAGCGTCTCCCCGAAGGGACCGACATGGTAGGCTGGTTGGAAAAACAGTCGTTGTTCCTTCCGGCACATACACCACCGATGCGGTTGGAAAAAGGGGAGCCGGTCTTGGAGCGTGTCCGGTAAATTCGTTGGCTAAGGTGTGTCTAACCCAATCTATCAGGCGGTAACGTTTTCCGATGTAGACGTTCCTGGTTATGGCCTGGGGTGGTCACGGTAAGCATATTTGTCCCTCGGTATTCATACATGTGAAAGCAAACAGATCTGATTTTAATTGCAAAGGACTGAGGCGGATGGAGACAAATGCGTTGACCGTGGTATTGGTGTTGGCCGCTTTTCTGCTGGGAAGGCTGTCAGCGTCGGTGAAAGTGGTTGGGTTTCGCACCAAACTACAAGATAAAGACGACGACCGTACTCCCCAAACGCCGTTCCGTTGGTGATCACAGCCGCAAAATACGGTTCAGGTTGATGGCAATGTCCGAGGGCTCCGATTTCCCGTCTGAAGCTCCACACAACAATGGGAAACTCGGACCCTCTCTCTAGAGCGTGTCTGGTGATGATGGTCCAAATGCTTTCCCGCATCGCTGTGCCCTCAAGGAGAAAGTCATGGCCGCCCCGATCCGGAGCGCATGACGCGGTCAAAAGTACGCTTCTCTTTAGAGGAAGTTACCCGCGATTTCATTTCTGAACTTTTCGGGTCTTCGCTCACCTGGAAAGCATTAGCTCCCTCACGGATTTACCAGACACGCGCTCGAAATCATGGAAGTTCAACCACTTGTAAGCGATCTCAGCCGCAAAAAGCGGCTCTTTTTTTTTGACCGATATCATAAAGGGAAAATGACCTCATATATTTATAGTGTCCAAAAATCGTACGGGAACAGCGGAGGGGAGGGGAGCGCCCTTTTCGCACCGGCGACAATCCGTTGATCATGGTAACGGAACCATTGAAGGAGGGGTTCTCGTGAAAAAAATCGATATCTTCAAAGATATTGCGGAACGAACGGGAGGGGATATTTACCTCGGGGTGGTCGGTGCGGTGCGCACCGGGAAGTCGACGTTTATCAAACGGTTTATGGAGCAAGTGGTGATACCTAACATCAGCGAAGAATCCGACCGCATACGGGCGACAGATGAGCTGCCGCACAGCGGGGCGGGCAAGACAATTACGACGATCGAGCCAAAGTTCGTGCCCAATCAGGCGGTCAACATTCATGTCAGCGAAGGATTAGACATCAATGTCCGTTTAGTGGACTGCGTCGGCTACGCGATCGAAGGGGCCAAGGGATATGAGGATGAAAACGGTCCACGCATGATCAACACCCCTTGGTTTGACGATCCCGTTCCTTTCCAGGAAGCGGCCGAAGTCGGCACGCGCAAGGTGATCCAAGAGCATTCCACGTTGGGCGTGGTGGTGACGACGGACGGCAGCATTACCGACATCCCCCGCTATGCGTATGAAGAAGTGGAGGAGAGGGTGGTCGAAGAGCTGAAAGAAGTCGGCAAGCCGTTCATCATGGTGCTCAATTCGAACCGCCCCTACTCGGAACAAACGCAGGCGCTCCGACAGCAGCTGAGCGAGAAATACGACATTCCCGTAATGGCGCTGTCGGTGGCCAACATGGGTGAAGAAGAGATTCTGCTAGTGATGAAAGAAGTGCTCTTCGAGTTTCCGGTTCATGAGGTAAATGTCAACCTGCCGAGCTGGGTGATGGTGCTGGATGAGGACCACTGGTTGCGCCAAGAATTTGAGAATTCTGTCCGTGAAACGGTGAAGGATATCCGTCGTCTGCGCGATGTCGATGCTGTGGTGGACCAATTTGCAGAGTACGACTTCATCGACCGGGCCGCTCTCTCCGGTATGGACATGGGTCAAGGAATTGCTGAGATCGATCTGTACGCGCCCGATGAATTATACGATCAAATCCTGACCGAGGTGGTCGGGGTCGAAATCCGTGGCAAGGATCACCTGTTGGAGTTGATGGTGGAGTTCACGCGGGCCAAAAAGGAATATGACAAGGTAGCTGAAGCGCTGAAGATGGTCCGGACGACCGGTTACGGGGTAGCTGCGCCGACGCTGGACGAAATGACGTTGGATGAGCCGGAGCTGATCAAACAGGGTTCTCGGTTCGGGGTCCGGCTCAAGGCAACAGCACCGTCCATTCATATGATCAAGGTGAACGTGCATTCCGAGTTTGCCCCGATCATCGGATCGGAAAGGCAAAGCGAAGAACTGGTCAACTACCTGATGCGTGACTTTGAGCAGGATCCCCTGAGAATTTGGGAATCGGACATTTTCGGCCGATCGCTCAATTCGATCGTGCGGGAAGGGATTCAAGCCAAATTGTCGATGATGCCGGAAAACGCCCGGTACAAACTACAAGAGACATTGGAGCGGATCATCAACGAAGGTTCGGGCGGACTGATCGCCATCATCTTATAAAAATGGATTCATTTTGAAAAAGCGCTCATTCGGAGTGCTTTTTTTGCTTTGTTTTTCGCAAAGATACACGCGAATCCCCTTGAATTCTCCCCACTGTCTGTATTACTATAGGTTTGTCCCTCACGACCGCCTTAGGATCGCCTACTTTCCAGCATTGGAAGGTGCGGTAGGCGGTGAAGCGAAGGGGGTCTTGAGAGAGGAGGTGAGGGTTGTGAACAAAACGGAATTGATCGCCAAAGTGGCGGAAAAAACCCAAATGACGAAGAAAGATGCCACCCAATCCGTTGAAGCCGTGTTGGAAGCCATCACCGAAGCGCTGAAAAACGGTGAGAAAGTGCAACTGATCGGGTTTGGCAACTTCGAAGTACGCGAACGCGCTGCCCGCAAAGGGCGCAACCCGCAAACCGGAAAAGAAATCACGATTCCGGCCAGCAAGGTTCCGGCTTTCAAACCGGGCAAAGCGCTTAAGGACGAAGTGAACAAGTAATGAAAAGTACTAATCACAGGTCACGGCCTGTGGGGGTACATATGAACGTCAAGGCCCGTATCCCGGGCCTTTTTATTATATGGTATAATGGCGAGGACGTTTTGATGATTTGCTCCAGTGACAGTCGGGATAGGAATCAGTGTCAAACGGACAGACTATGTGGAGGCGAAATGAAATATGCGAGTGGATCACGAAAAGATTCAGACCGCGGTGCGGATGATCCTGGAGGCGATCGGAGAGGATCCGGATCGGGAAGGTCTGAGGGATACACCGGCTCGTGTGGCTCGAATGTATGAGGAAGTGTTTGCTGGATTGGATCAGGATCCTGGCGAATATTTTTCAGTCATATTTAGCGAAGAGCATGAAGAGTTGGTTTTGGTGAAGGATATTCCGTTTTTCTCTATGTGCGAACACCATTTGGTTCCCTTTTACGGAAAAGCACATGTCGGATACATTCCCCGTGGCGGACGTGTGACCGGTCTCAGCAAATTGGCGCGGGCGGTGGAGGCTGTTGCGCGGCGTCCGCAATTGCAGGAGCGCATTACCGCTACCGTAGCAGATGCGATCATGGATAAACTGGATCCTCACGGAGTGATTGTCGTGTTGGAGGCCGAACACATGTGCATGACGATGCGGGGCGTGAAAAAGCCAGGCTCCAAAACCGTCACATCGGCCGTTCGCGGTATATTCGCCGAAAATGCTGCGGCCCGTGCGGAGGCGCTGAGTCTGATCGGGATTCGATAAAAAAATTTGCCCGACAACCCTTGACAGAAACACAGTTCCGAGATATATTTATAACTGTCGCTTCTGCGTCAGGATATATCTTGGAACGATGTCGGGCTATGGCGCAGCTTGGTAGCGCGCTTGCATGGGGCGCAAGAGGTCGTCGGTTCAAATCCGGCTAGCCCGACCAAACCAGACTCTCCGTAAACGGTCGGAGGGTCTTTTTCTTTTATTCTCGATTCTCCATTGACAGGGCGTCGGCGAATGAGGCATAGTGTGATTGATCAATAGAGGAGGCGATGGGGATGGAACCGATTACAAGCGATTATATCGTGATCAAGGCGAGAGAAAACGGGGTCAATGTAATCGGGTTGACAAGGGGCAAGGATACACGGTTTCATCACTCGGAAAAGCTGGACAAAGGAGAAGTGATGATCGCGCAATTTACGGAACACACTTCGGCAATCAAGGTTCGCGGCAAGGCGACGATTTTGACGCGATATGGAACGATCGACACGGATGAGTGAACACAGGAAGGCATGATTTCCCCACCGTTCCGATACAATGGTCTTTAGGACGGGGAAAGGGGGAAGGGCCATGAAGCGATTGGCCCGGGCGTTGCTTGCGTCGGTGTTTTTGTCCGTGATGCTGGCCGTATTGTTGTCATTGGCGCCGGTGATGTCAAAGCGTGGTAGCGGTTCGCTTCCCGTATTTCAGGTGGAACAGCCGATTCATTTGACGGAAGGAACGTTGGTCGATTTTTTATCCCGTCAACCGATGGAGATGCGGCTTCACCACGTGGAGTGGGAGCGCAACAATTTATCGCTGGATTTGTCGACCACCCGTTTGACAAATGAGCGGTACCGGGAGATATATCTCTTGATTCAGCGTACACTCACGCAGACGGACAATGTGGCATCGGTGCGTCTGACGGTATATAATGCATCTCCGGCCACGCCAGAACTGCTGATGACGGTACGGGCAACACGGGTGGATCTGCGTGAGAGCCCCGTGGTGCATCAGGAGTCCGGACGGTCGTACCTGCAATATCTGGAACGTTTTTTTGAGGTGAAACGATACTGATAAACCGTTCAGGAAGAGGAGATTCGTGTCGCTTCGCCAAAATTATGGTATACTGGACGAGAAGCATCACGTGTCATTGATCTGTCTGTAGGTGGGGGGCGCGACATGACGTCCGTACATACCGAATGGGAATTCATCGTGGAAGAAGTCGCTCAATATGCAGAAAACCCGTTTGTCAAGCGCTGTCTTGGCCGACCTCATGTGCCATCTTTTTTTGTGCAGGTACTTTATATGATGTTGAAGTCGCATGAACTGCCCATATCGCGGATTCGCCGGCTGTGTACGGCGACTGCTTTGTTGCAGATGGCCTTGGACATTCACGAAACGGTCTCTCTGGACAAGCCGCAAACGGAAGAGCAAATGCGCATACGTCAACTCACAGTGTTGGCGGGTGATTATTATTCCAGTCAGTTTTACCGTTTATTGAGCGAGCAGGGAGAAGTGGAAGCCGTAGCATGTTTAGCCCAGGCAACCTGCCGCATCAACGAAGCGAAAATGCGTTTGTATGCGTTGCGCGGTGATACACGAACGTCATCCTCGGTGTGGCTTCCTTTGATTCGGCGAATCCGGGGCGAATTGCTTGCGGCGTTGGCCGATTTTTTTCATGTAGAAAACAGATGGGGCCATCCATGGCGCCCACTGGCGGAGCGGTTGATGGCGCTCGATTATCTCGTCTCGCCCCGCGTGAAAGAGACATTTCCGTGGTCGGTTGACGAATCGGTTCCGACCGTCCTGTTGGAGGAGATCCAATCCTGGTTGGAGGGAGCAAAGCAGTCGGTAGCGCACCAAGAATGGGCGGAGGCGATCCAGCGCAGATTTGCTTCGGTATTGGGAGAGCCGCTACTCCGGGAAGGGTGAAATCATGACGGTGGATCAGGACCAAATGTTTCGGTCGAAAGAGCAGTTTGTCCACAGTGTCTTTGAAAGTATTGCCCATCGCTATGATCAGATGAACACGATCCTCAGTTTCAGGCGTCACAAGGCTTGGCGCAAATTCACCATGAAGATGATGGCAGTCAAGCCGGGCGATACCGCCATCGACGTCTGTTGCGGGACATGCGACTGGGCAATCGCGCTCGCGGAGGCGTCGGGGACGGGAGAGATCGTGGGGCTGGATTTCAGCCAAAATATGCTGAAAGTGGCGGAAAGAAAAATTGGCGAAAGGGGACTTGACCGGCAAATCCGCTTGATTCACGGCAACGCGATGGCATTGCCGTTTGCGGACAACACCTTCGACCACGCGACGATCGGCTTTGCCTTGCGCAACGTGCCGGATTACCGTCATGTGTTGCGTGAAATGGCCCGTGTGGTCAAACCGGGTGGTCAGGTGGTTTCACTGGAATTATCCAAGCCGACCTGGGCACCGTTTCGCGCGGTGTACTATCTCTACTTTCGACGGATTCTACCCTGGCTGGGCAAATGGTTGGCAGGACGGTACGAGCAATACCGCTGGTTGCCGGAATCATTGGTTCAATTTCCCGATTACAAGGAATTGGCACGCATCATGGAAGAAGAAGGTGTATTTGAATCGGTGCGCGTCTATCCGTTGACTGGCGGGATTGCGGCGGTGCACATCGGTATCAAGAAACGGGACGCATGAGAGATAGAAAGGTCGATGTAGGATGCAATGGTGGCAAAAGATCAGGATCATCCTTAATATGATCAAGTTTGAACATACCGTGTTCGCTTTGCCATTCGCCTATCTGGGTGCCTTATTGGGTAATGTGATGGTGGAGGGCAGTTTGCCCACCTGGCGTGAGGTCGGTTGGATCACCTTAGCCATGGTAGGTGCGCGCAGTGCAGCGATGGCGCTCAACCGATTGATCGACCGCCATATCGACGCGAAAAACCCACGGACGGCACAGCGGGAAATTCCATCAGGTAAAATTTCAGTCCCGGCAGTGTGGGTGTTTGTACTCGTCTCATTCCTCTTGCTGTTTGTGGCTGCCTGGCAATTGAACCCATTGGCCGTCAAGCTGATGCCAATCGCCGTGTTGGTGTTGACCGTTTACTCCTACACCAAGCGGTTTACCTGGGCGTGTCATTTGGTGCTGGGTGCGGCGCTCGGTTTGGCACCCATGGGCGGATGGGTGGCTGCCACCGGGCAACTGGACGGGACGGCCTGGTTGTTGTTTGCGACGGTAGCGTTGTGGACAGCAGGGTTTGATGTCATCTATGCGTGTCAGGACATCGATTTCGATCGTCAGGAAGGGTTATTTTCCATCCCGGCACGATTCGGTTTGGCCCGTGCACTCCGCTATTCGGCATGGATGCACATTGGAACCGCCATCGGCCTCATTCTGCTGATCCAGATCACACCGCTCAGTGCGTGGTACGGAGTCGGGGTATTGATCGCATTGGCGATTCTGTATTATGAGCACCGCATTGTGTCACCCGACGATTTATCCCGTCTGAACACGGCCTTTTTCACGATGAATGGCGTATTGAGCGTGATTGTGTTTCTCTTTGCGATTGTGGATGTGATACTTAGATGAGTGCCAAACGTTTTGTGGTGGGCATGACGGGGGCGAGCGGCGCCCCCTATGCATTGTGTTTGTTGGAAGAATTGCTTCGCCAAGGACACGAAGTCCATCTGGTGGTGACGGAAGCCGCCTGGCGGGTACTGAAGGAAGAGCACGATTGGGACGTGTCCGCCCGGGAGGGGGTTTTTCGTGATAGGTGGCGGAACTTGCCCGGAAGGCTAGTCCATCATCCGATCAAGGATATCGGGGCTTCGATCGCCTCGGGTTCCTATCCGGTGGACGCGATGGTAGTGATCCCCTGTTCGATGGGGACCCTGGCGAAGCTGGCTGCCGGATTGTCCACCAACCTCCTGGAGCGGGCGGCGGATGTGATGATCAAGGAAGGGCGTCCGCTTGTATTGGTACCACGCGAGACCCCGTTGTCTCCTATTCACTTGGAAAATATGTTACGTCTCTCCAGAATCGGCGTCAAAATCGTTCCGGCGATGCCGGCTTTCTACCACCGTCCCGAAACATTGGACGACATCGTGCGGTTTGTGGCCGGTAAGGCGCTGGATCAGATGTCGGTTCCGCACCAATTGTATCGACGATGGGAGGGTAGGCGATGAGACCTCTGCGGATCGGTCGAATCGCGTTTACGAACGTTTTACCACTTTATCATTATTTTGATGCGGATGGGCTACCTGTGGAGCTTGTGCCCATGGTGCCGTCCCAACTGAACCGGCTCATGGCCGCCGGGGAGATCGATATGGGGCCCATTTCTTCTTTCGCTTATGCCGATCAGTATCCGAACTACGTCCTTTTGCCGGATTTATCAGTCAGTGCCAGGGGACGGGTCGGTTCCATTTTTTTGTTTACGCGTGATGCGGCTTTGTCCGATCTGCGTTCGGCCAAAATCGCGCTTACCAACACGTCGGCTTCGTCAGTGGCGTTGCTCAAGGTACTGCTCAATGGATTTGAGCGGGGAAATCCCGAATACGTCACCTTGCCGCCTTCGCTCAGCGATATGATGGAACAAGCGGATGCGGCCCTGTTGATCGGTGACGATGCCATTCGGGCACAGTGGGAAAATCCGGGATACCGTGTGTTGGATCTGGGTTGGGAATGGTACCAGCGGACCGGATTGGACATGGTGTTTGCAGTTTGGGCGGTGCGCAGAGAAGTGGTGGAAGAGCGGCCCGATGAGTTGTATGCGGTATATGAACGTTTCTTTGCCAGCAAAGAACGGAGCCGCCTCGATCCCACACCGGTCATCCGCGAGGCGCAGCGTCAATTGGGTGGCGATGAGGCGTTCTGGCGGAACTATTACAACGGATTGTGTTATGATTTGCGCCAGCCTCAACTGGAAGGGCTGGAAGCATATTATCGCCGTGCCGACGAGATCGGGCTGTTATCACCGAATGTGCGGATTGAGGTGTTGGATTTGCCTGCGGGCACAAGTACGGGCGAACCAAGGTGAATGTCATGAGACTCCAGGATATATATGAGGACCTGAAAAGTGATTTAGAATCGATTGAGCAGGAACTGTCTGCAACGGTCGCATCACGGGACAGCCAACTGGCGGCGTCGGCCGGCCACTTGCTCCATGCAGGGGGGAAACGGCTCCGACCTGTTTTTGTATTGTTGTCAGGGCGGTTCGGCCAGTATGATCTGGAGCGTTTGAAAAGAATCGCCGTCCCTCTGGAGCTGATTCACATGGCCACACTGGTGCATGATGATGTGATCGACGATGCGGAGACCCGGCGGGGTAGAAAAACGGTGAAGGCTCAATGGGACAATCGTGTAGCCATGTACACCGGGGATTTCATTTTTGCCCGCGCATTGGAAGTGGTCTCCCAAATCGGTCAGCCGAGGATTCACCATATTTTGTCCCGTGCGATCGTGCAGATGTGTCGGGGAGAGATCGAACAGATCCGTGATTTCTACAACCCCGGTCAGCATTTGCTTCGTTATCTGCACCGAATCAAGCGGAAAACGGCGCTCTTGATGGCGATCAGCTGCCAATTGGGGGCACTGGCAAGCAACGCCTCCGAGGAGATTGTGCGGGTGTTATACCGATACGGATATTATGTGGGCATGGCGTTTCAGATTACTGACGACGTGTTGGATTTGATCGGGAACGAACAGCAACTCGGCAAGCCGGCAGGGAGCGATTTGCGTCAGGGAAATGTGACGTTGCCGGTCATTCATACGTTGCAGTTCGGAAAAAGGGAGGACCGTGAACGGATTTTGGCGTATTTGCGTTCGCGTGGCGAAGAGGTGTCGCTGGACGAGGTGTTGGCCCGCGTCCGTCATGCTGAGGGGATCCCGTTTTCGCTCAATCTAGCAGAACGATATTTGGAGAAGGCGCTGTCAATGGTGGATGTCTTGCCGCCGTGCAGCGCGCGAGAATCGTTGCGTATGATTGCCAGGTTTGTCGGTACACGCACGTATTAGGATCTGTCTCCCCTTCTCCTATGCCGGAACGCTTGTCTGTTAAGTTTCTGATAACATGTTTGCTTTTGACCGTCCAAATCTGATACAATTCCGTTGGGCTACCGTGTGGTAGCCCTTTCAATGGCGATTTACATAGCATGGAGGCGAAACCATGGAAAAAACGTTTGTGATGGTCAAGCCGGATGGGGTGCAACGTGGACTCATCGGCGAAATTGTGTCGCGATTCGAGAAAAAAGGGTATCAGCTCGTGGCGGCGAAACTGATGACGGTTTCCCAGGAGCTGGCTGAAAAGCATTATGCCGAGCACAAAGAAAAGCCGTTCTTCGGTGAATTGGTGGATTTCATCACGTCCGGTCCGGTGTTCGCCATGGTGTGGCAAGGACAAAACGTGATCGCAGGAGCCCGGCAAATGATGGGCAAAACCAATCCAGCCGACGCTGCGCCCGGTACCATTCGCGGTGATTTCGGCATCAGTGTGGGGATGAACATCATCCACGGTTCTGATTCCCCGGAGAGCGCGGAACGGGAAATTAATCTCTGGTTTGGTGAACAGGAACTGATCAACTACGATAAAACCATCAATAAATGGATCGGATAAACAACAGCCCGGAGTTCACTCCGGGCTGAAATGGTTATCCGGCCGCTCGCCTCTCCGATCGTTGACCTCTTCGGATCCTCAATTTTCCCCTTCCGAATCCACCCATTCTTCGGCCCATGCTTGGACAGCATCCATCACCGGTCGCAGTGCTTTTCCCTTTTCGGTAAGCGCATATTCGATCCGCACGGGTTTTTCTGGATAAATATTGCGTTTTAACACCCCAGCGGCTTCCAATTCCTTGAAACGTTCGGACAGCATTTTATCGCTCATTTGAGGAATGCTGTCGGAGATATCCCGAAACCGTCGGGGACCGTCCATCAGTACTCGAATGATCAATCCGGTCCACCGTTTTCCCAGTAGTTCAAATGCGGCTTCGAATTTGGGACAAAGAGGATGTGGATGCATCGCCATCACCTCCTGGATTTTATTTTATCATAGTTACTTGACAAAAGTAAGTTATCATCGTATGATACAGATGCAAAGTAAATAACTGATAAAAATATAGCAATAAACAAAAGGAGAGTGATGGGGTATGATCAATCTGGGACTGTTGATCATTCGATTGGTGGTAGGCTTGACGTTTATGGGTCATGGTGTGCAAAAATTGTTCGGTTGGTTCGGCGGCCATGGGTTGAAAGGAACGGCCGGTTGGATGGAATCGATCGGGTTGCGTCCCGGTTGGTGGATGGCGTTGCTGGCCGGTCTTTCTGAGTTGATCGGCGGGGCACTGTTTGCGGCTGGAGTAGGAACTGCCTTGGGAGCAGCGCTGATCGTGCTGACCATGTTGGTAGCCATCTTCAAAGTGCACGGGAAAAATGGTTACTGGATCACCGACGGTGGAATCGAGTACAATGTGGTCTTGATTGCGGTGGCAATTGGAGTGGCCCTGATCGGTCCCGGTTCCTACGTTTTGATCGGTTAAGGGGGAGAGAAGATTGACCCCTTCTATGTTCATCGCTCACGGATCGCCGCTCCTCGCCGTGCAGGACATCTCATACACCCGGGACTTGCGACGGCTAGGGGAACAACTGGATCAACCTGAGGCGATCCTCGTATTTTCCGCCCATTGGGTGAGCGGGACGCTGACATTCACGGCCACGGATGAGGTCCAGGATACCATCCACGATTTTGGCGGTTTTCCAAGAGAACTGTATGAGATCACCTATCCGGCTAAAGGATCGGTCAACGTCGCCCAAGAGGTGCAGAAGCTGCTACGGGACCACGGGATTGAGGCAGTGCTGAATGCACATCGGGGGCTGGATCACGGGGTGTGGGTGATTTTGCGCCATATGTACCCGGCAGCGGACATCCCGGTGATTGCGGCTTCCGTCAATCCTTCTCTATCCCCTGAGGAGCAGTACCGGATCGGGGCGGCCCTTTCCTCCCTGAAAAAGCGCAACATCCTGATCATCGCCAGTGGCGCAACGGTTCACAATTTCCGTTATATGAACTTTTATGAGCAAGATCATACTGATGAATGGGCAAAGGAATTCGATGATTGGCTGATCGACCGTATCCTGGAATGGGACACTGTTTCGCTTTTCGATTACCAACGCTTGGCACCGTATGCCCTCCGGGCCACACCTGATGCCGAACACTTTTTGCCGCTGTTTATAGCGATGGGGGCCGGCGATGACAGCCGTACGGCTCGGGTGTACCATCAAAGTTATCAGTACGGTTCATTGAGCCATTTGATTCTACAGTTTAATTGAGGTGAGGGGCCATGATTCGTATTATTCCATCTGAAGAAAGATATACGGCCGACCACGGTTGGTTAAAGACACGGCACAGTTTCTCGTTTGCTGAGTATTACGACCCTAACCATCTCAATTTCGGACCGCTTCGTGTGTTTAACGACGACATCGTGCAGCCGGGAAAAGGTTTCGGTATGCATCCCCACGCGGACATGGAAATCATCAGCTATGTGATCGACGGAGTGTTGGAGCACCGAGACAGTATGGGTAACCAAGGGTTGCTCCGAGCCGGTGAGATACAACGGATGACAGCGGGAACCGGCATTTTCCATTCGGAGTACAATCACTCCCAAGAACGACCGGTCCATTTTCTGCAAATCTGGTTTTATCCTGAACGCAGGGGTCTGACCCCTTCCTGGGAACAAACATCATTCCCCAGAGAAGCGCAACATAACCGGTTGCTTCCGGTTGTCTCCGGTACGCCTCGGGATGGCGCACTGTCGATTCATCAGGATGTCACGGTGTATCTGTCGCAGTTGGATGCGGGGCGTTCATTAAGGCATGAACAGGAAGACGGACGCTTCATGTATCTGTTTCTGATAAAAGGACGCGTAAAGTTGAGCAGCAAACATACATTGAAAGCGGGAGATACTGCCCGTATCACCGATCTCTCCCGCATCGAGATCGAGGCTGAGGAAGATGC
The sequence above is drawn from the Polycladomyces subterraneus genome and encodes:
- a CDS encoding menaquinone biosynthetic enzyme MqnA/MqnD family protein; the encoded protein is MRPLRIGRIAFTNVLPLYHYFDADGLPVELVPMVPSQLNRLMAAGEIDMGPISSFAYADQYPNYVLLPDLSVSARGRVGSIFLFTRDAALSDLRSAKIALTNTSASSVALLKVLLNGFERGNPEYVTLPPSLSDMMEQADAALLIGDDAIRAQWENPGYRVLDLGWEWYQRTGLDMVFAVWAVRREVVEERPDELYAVYERFFASKERSRLDPTPVIREAQRQLGGDEAFWRNYYNGLCYDLRQPQLEGLEAYYRRADEIGLLSPNVRIEVLDLPAGTSTGEPR
- a CDS encoding polyprenyl synthetase family protein; this encodes MRLQDIYEDLKSDLESIEQELSATVASRDSQLAASAGHLLHAGGKRLRPVFVLLSGRFGQYDLERLKRIAVPLELIHMATLVHDDVIDDAETRRGRKTVKAQWDNRVAMYTGDFIFARALEVVSQIGQPRIHHILSRAIVQMCRGEIEQIRDFYNPGQHLLRYLHRIKRKTALLMAISCQLGALASNASEEIVRVLYRYGYYVGMAFQITDDVLDLIGNEQQLGKPAGSDLRQGNVTLPVIHTLQFGKREDRERILAYLRSRGEEVSLDEVLARVRHAEGIPFSLNLAERYLEKALSMVDVLPPCSARESLRMIARFVGTRTY
- the ndk gene encoding nucleoside-diphosphate kinase, with translation MEKTFVMVKPDGVQRGLIGEIVSRFEKKGYQLVAAKLMTVSQELAEKHYAEHKEKPFFGELVDFITSGPVFAMVWQGQNVIAGARQMMGKTNPADAAPGTIRGDFGISVGMNIIHGSDSPESAEREINLWFGEQELINYDKTINKWIG
- a CDS encoding winged helix-turn-helix transcriptional regulator; protein product: MHPHPLCPKFEAAFELLGKRWTGLIIRVLMDGPRRFRDISDSIPQMSDKMLSERFKELEAAGVLKRNIYPEKPVRIEYALTEKGKALRPVMDAVQAWAEEWVDSEGEN
- a CDS encoding DoxX family protein, whose product is MINLGLLIIRLVVGLTFMGHGVQKLFGWFGGHGLKGTAGWMESIGLRPGWWMALLAGLSELIGGALFAAGVGTALGAALIVLTMLVAIFKVHGKNGYWITDGGIEYNVVLIAVAIGVALIGPGSYVLIG
- a CDS encoding DODA-type extradiol aromatic ring-opening family dioxygenase codes for the protein MTPSMFIAHGSPLLAVQDISYTRDLRRLGEQLDQPEAILVFSAHWVSGTLTFTATDEVQDTIHDFGGFPRELYEITYPAKGSVNVAQEVQKLLRDHGIEAVLNAHRGLDHGVWVILRHMYPAADIPVIAASVNPSLSPEEQYRIGAALSSLKKRNILIIASGATVHNFRYMNFYEQDHTDEWAKEFDDWLIDRILEWDTVSLFDYQRLAPYALRATPDAEHFLPLFIAMGAGDDSRTARVYHQSYQYGSLSHLILQFN
- a CDS encoding pirin family protein, which produces MIRIIPSEERYTADHGWLKTRHSFSFAEYYDPNHLNFGPLRVFNDDIVQPGKGFGMHPHADMEIISYVIDGVLEHRDSMGNQGLLRAGEIQRMTAGTGIFHSEYNHSQERPVHFLQIWFYPERRGLTPSWEQTSFPREAQHNRLLPVVSGTPRDGALSIHQDVTVYLSQLDAGRSLRHEQEDGRFMYLFLIKGRVKLSSKHTLKAGDTARITDLSRIEIEAEEDAHFMLMDLAPLD